The proteins below come from a single Alistipes sp. ZOR0009 genomic window:
- a CDS encoding sodium-dependent transporter — protein MGEKTAPVNTSAQSWGSRIGLVLAMAGNAVGFGNFLRFPVQAIENGGGAFIIPYLVCLVLLGLPLLLIEWSSGRFGGKFRYHSSPFIMMKMGQKPLWMYVGVFGIFSNLVIISFYTYMESWTIAYVYHSLVGTFQGMDQAGVASFFNGYLDVTTSTTGIPYEALIFFLICLGLNVWILSRGIQRGVEAVAKIVMPVLILFGMILAYKAITLKAGQGGAVFNGLEGLNFLWTPHFESIWNPKVWLAAAGQIFFTLSVGMGAVQAYASFVKPKQDIAGGAMAAGFMNQFVEIVLGGSILIPIAIGYFGIDKVVEITKSGGLGLAFQSLPFLFTKWGPVLSFLGGALFFGLLFFAGITSTLAMGTSIINFLRDEFKVAQRNAALILGATVLTLGLPTIFFFQDGVFGEYDYWGGTIALVIFGMLESILFAWVFGLKRGWAEITEGADVQLPRVFIPIIKYVTPVMLIIIFVGAAIRPANDDWSLKNIGSWELHGESIIGKIIHKGIGPNNRYFDDAFYAEAAGVVEGVSSKGAHQVLSIRGDSGVTAYQMKPGYHLTVKEGDRVDVGSPIFRGNVVNRVFFIDMTRVLLLLIFVGSTVLVYVAYRRRIKEKRLV, from the coding sequence ATGGGAGAAAAGACTGCACCCGTAAATACCTCCGCACAAAGCTGGGGATCTAGGATAGGACTCGTTTTGGCAATGGCAGGAAATGCCGTTGGCTTTGGTAACTTTTTACGATTCCCGGTACAGGCAATCGAGAATGGGGGCGGTGCTTTTATCATCCCATATCTGGTTTGCCTTGTTCTACTTGGACTGCCGCTGCTGCTTATCGAGTGGTCTTCTGGCCGCTTTGGCGGTAAGTTTAGGTACCATTCCTCGCCATTTATTATGATGAAGATGGGACAAAAGCCGCTTTGGATGTATGTGGGCGTTTTTGGGATCTTTAGCAACCTCGTAATCATCTCGTTTTATACGTACATGGAGAGCTGGACGATTGCCTACGTTTACCATTCGCTGGTGGGAACCTTTCAGGGAATGGATCAGGCGGGTGTTGCCAGCTTCTTTAATGGGTATTTAGATGTTACCACATCTACCACGGGCATTCCGTATGAGGCGCTGATATTCTTTCTGATTTGCCTTGGCCTTAACGTGTGGATTTTGAGCCGGGGAATTCAGCGCGGAGTGGAGGCGGTTGCCAAAATTGTGATGCCGGTGCTTATTCTTTTTGGAATGATTTTGGCCTACAAGGCCATCACCCTAAAAGCAGGACAAGGAGGAGCCGTTTTTAACGGGTTGGAAGGGCTAAACTTTCTGTGGACTCCTCATTTTGAATCGATTTGGAATCCGAAAGTATGGCTTGCGGCGGCTGGTCAGATATTCTTTACCCTTTCGGTTGGCATGGGAGCCGTGCAGGCGTATGCTTCGTTTGTAAAACCGAAGCAGGATATTGCTGGTGGCGCTATGGCCGCCGGTTTTATGAACCAGTTTGTGGAGATTGTTTTGGGTGGTTCCATATTAATCCCGATTGCAATTGGCTACTTTGGTATCGATAAGGTGGTGGAGATAACCAAGTCTGGCGGATTAGGGTTGGCGTTCCAATCGCTACCATTTCTCTTTACAAAATGGGGGCCGGTGCTATCCTTTTTGGGGGGAGCTCTCTTTTTTGGGCTGCTATTCTTTGCAGGAATCACCTCTACCTTGGCTATGGGGACTTCGATAATCAATTTTTTGAGAGATGAATTCAAGGTTGCCCAGCGTAATGCTGCGCTTATTCTTGGTGCTACCGTTCTTACGTTAGGTTTGCCAACCATTTTTTTCTTTCAGGATGGGGTATTTGGAGAGTACGACTACTGGGGCGGAACAATAGCGTTGGTAATTTTTGGGATGCTGGAGTCTATTCTGTTTGCCTGGGTGTTTGGGCTTAAGCGTGGGTGGGCCGAGATAACCGAAGGTGCCGATGTGCAGCTTCCGCGCGTATTTATTCCCATAATAAAGTATGTAACGCCTGTAATGCTGATAATTATCTTTGTAGGCGCGGCCATTCGTCCGGCTAACGACGATTGGTCGTTAAAAAATATTGGAAGTTGGGAGCTGCATGGCGAAAGTATTATAGGAAAGATTATTCATAAAGGGATTGGCCCCAACAACCGCTATTTCGATGATGCTTTTTATGCCGAAGCGGCAGGTGTTGTAGAGGGAGTGTCGAGTAAAGGAGCCCACCAGGTGCTAAGCATTAGGGGAGACAGCGGTGTTACGGCCTATCAGATGAAGCCGGGGTATCATCTTACCGTAAAAGAGGGCGATCGGGTGGATGTTGGTTCCCCAATTTTCCGTGGAAATGTTGTTAATCGGGTGTTTTTTATTGATATGACGCGTGTGCTACTTCTGCTGATATTTGTTGGCTCGACGGTGCTTGTATACGTTGCCTATCGTCGTCGAATTAAAGAAAAACGTTTAGTATGA
- a CDS encoding RluA family pseudouridine synthase: MSNQKKQPAKERETKSTIQTYTVKNPTTVLAFIQQVHSGKSRSAIKSMLKHRQVAVNDVTVAVDTTPLMEGDVLTINTGKMPERLEHDLLRIVHEDDYIIVIDKKTGLLSVGTEREREQTAYAILKEHVKQLSEHNKIFILHRLDRDTSGVMMFAKNKEVQEQMQRNWNDVVTDRRYVAVVAGDVQRNEGEITTWLKEGGAFSTISSVVANGGQRSTTRYRVLRRAPGFTMVECTLDSGRKNQIRVHMKDLGHSIVGDKKYGGIKSPFGRLALHAHILEFVHPVTGKVLRFESNIPKPFFTVF, translated from the coding sequence ATGAGCAATCAAAAGAAGCAACCTGCGAAGGAGCGAGAAACGAAATCTACCATTCAAACCTATACGGTAAAGAATCCTACCACGGTACTTGCATTTATTCAGCAGGTTCACTCCGGGAAAAGTAGAAGCGCGATAAAATCAATGCTAAAACACCGTCAGGTGGCGGTAAATGATGTTACGGTAGCGGTGGATACCACTCCGCTAATGGAAGGAGATGTGCTTACTATCAATACAGGCAAAATGCCAGAACGGTTGGAGCATGATCTGCTGCGCATCGTTCATGAAGATGACTACATTATTGTTATAGATAAAAAGACAGGGCTACTTTCGGTAGGTACCGAACGCGAGCGCGAGCAAACTGCTTACGCCATTCTTAAGGAGCACGTAAAGCAGCTGAGCGAGCATAATAAAATATTCATACTTCACCGTCTGGATAGAGATACTTCGGGGGTGATGATGTTTGCCAAGAACAAGGAGGTGCAGGAGCAGATGCAGCGCAACTGGAACGATGTGGTTACCGACCGCCGTTACGTTGCTGTTGTGGCTGGAGATGTGCAGCGCAACGAAGGTGAAATTACAACTTGGTTGAAGGAGGGTGGTGCCTTTTCTACCATTTCGAGCGTTGTAGCCAATGGAGGGCAGCGTTCTACAACTCGCTATCGCGTTTTGAGGCGTGCTCCTGGTTTTACGATGGTGGAGTGTACGCTAGATTCTGGTCGTAAAAATCAGATTCGTGTGCACATGAAGGATTTGGGGCATAGCATTGTGGGTGATAAGAAGTATGGTGGCATAAAAAGTCCATTTGGAAGGCTTGCACTTCATGCTCATATTTTAGAATTTGTTCATCCAGTAACGGGGAAGGTGCTTCGATTCGAGTCTAATATACCTAAACCATTTTTCACCGTATTTTAG